The Deinococcus koreensis genome window below encodes:
- a CDS encoding glycosyltransferase family 2 protein — protein MSNVFLIFSSDFWTGQAQAPYALLIPALLIALCLNIYAFYMSYIGAHGWKRPTRNIEARTRRRFFAVVAAHDEEAVIEDLLRSLQAQEYPREAFDVFVVADNCSDRTAELVRQYGFSAFERFNPKQRGKTWAIKDLLGHIEHSLGVRWWEDYAGMAMFDADNVVHPRFFAEMNNHFEMHPDVKAVQGYADTKNPEDNALTRIYAIAYWSASRFWQLPRFRKGLSAGLAGTGFVIESRTLREIGWNPQSMVEDLELTTQLVLRGERVHWNEWAVIYDEKPLSVKVSYRQRERWMRGHWWCFMHYGRQMLRALMHKRQLRYLDMLLYLASPAQMVGNFTFALLGYLWGVASALYYFGAHGAFYPWHALLLLWPALTVIQTIVLLVVAPTVYNMTHRGQTLRQGLTFRYVSIILTAWLYFLMWLPIIVQSLLRFRDQGNWVRTPHTRQVTAQVPGPQVGVSEG, from the coding sequence GTGAGCAACGTATTTCTGATTTTCAGTTCCGATTTCTGGACCGGCCAGGCCCAGGCGCCCTATGCCCTGCTCATTCCGGCCCTGCTCATTGCCCTGTGCCTGAACATCTACGCCTTCTACATGTCGTACATCGGCGCCCACGGCTGGAAGCGACCCACGCGCAACATCGAGGCCAGAACGCGCCGCCGCTTCTTCGCGGTGGTCGCCGCCCACGACGAGGAGGCGGTCATCGAAGACCTGCTGCGCTCCCTGCAGGCGCAGGAGTACCCGCGTGAGGCCTTTGACGTGTTCGTGGTGGCCGACAACTGCTCCGACCGCACGGCCGAACTCGTGCGCCAGTACGGCTTCAGCGCCTTCGAGCGCTTCAACCCCAAGCAGCGCGGCAAGACCTGGGCCATCAAGGATCTGCTGGGCCACATCGAGCACAGCCTGGGCGTGAGGTGGTGGGAGGACTACGCCGGCATGGCGATGTTCGACGCCGACAACGTGGTGCACCCGCGCTTCTTCGCCGAGATGAACAACCACTTCGAGATGCACCCCGACGTGAAGGCCGTGCAGGGCTACGCCGACACCAAGAACCCCGAGGACAACGCCCTGACGCGCATCTATGCCATCGCCTACTGGTCGGCGAGCCGCTTCTGGCAGCTGCCGCGCTTCCGCAAGGGGCTGTCGGCGGGGCTGGCGGGCACGGGCTTCGTGATCGAGTCGCGCACGCTGCGGGAGATCGGCTGGAACCCCCAGAGCATGGTCGAGGATCTGGAGCTGACCACCCAGCTCGTGCTGCGCGGCGAGCGGGTGCACTGGAACGAGTGGGCCGTGATCTACGACGAGAAGCCGCTGAGCGTGAAGGTCTCGTACCGCCAGCGCGAACGCTGGATGCGCGGGCACTGGTGGTGCTTCATGCACTACGGCCGCCAGATGCTCCGCGCCCTGATGCACAAGCGCCAGTTGCGCTACCTGGACATGCTGCTGTATCTGGCCTCGCCCGCGCAGATGGTCGGCAACTTCACCTTCGCGCTGCTGGGCTACCTGTGGGGCGTAGCCTCGGCGCTGTACTACTTCGGTGCCCACGGCGCCTTCTATCCCTGGCACGCCCTGCTGCTGCTGTGGCCCGCGCTGACCGTGATCCAGACCATCGTGCTGCTGGTCGTGGCGCCCACGGTGTACAACATGACCCACCGGGGCCAGACGCTGCGCCAGGGCCTGACCTTCCGCTACGTGTCCATCATCCTGACCGCCTGGCTGTATTTCCTGATGTGGCTGCCGATCATCGTCCAGTCCCTGCTGCGCTTCCGCGATCAGGGCAACTGGGTTCGCACGCCCCATACCCGCCAGGTCACGGCCCAGGTGCCAGGCCCGCAGGTCGGGGTCAGCGAGGGCTAA
- a CDS encoding diacylglycerol/lipid kinase family protein — MPTGRPATLLYNAAAGSSSLAPPDELCAALAEAGFAPQVLETTHPELLAGLLRELTGPVFLGGGDGTFRDTARHLLGRTDIQLGVLPLGTSNNIARTLGVYGDPLEVARRYRHVRVLPFDAGRVRAAWGEDVFFEACGCGVFAELLHAYDPQQGKSPLRAMKALLDILPGFQAQTLEVTVDGQPAPGPPLALLAVMNTRSTGNGLHLAPEANPGDGHLNLIRVNGAERDSLLAYGAALLRGDFHTLSSVDALPGRRITVSDQGQVFHVDHETRQSPQPGGVVDIKVWPAALRVLTPLDEG; from the coding sequence ATGCCCACCGGACGGCCCGCCACCCTGCTCTACAACGCTGCGGCGGGCAGCAGTTCGCTGGCGCCGCCGGATGAGCTGTGTGCCGCGCTGGCCGAGGCCGGGTTCGCGCCTCAGGTGCTGGAGACCACCCACCCGGAACTCCTCGCGGGGCTGCTGCGGGAGCTGACCGGGCCGGTCTTTCTGGGCGGGGGCGACGGCACCTTCCGCGACACCGCCCGGCACCTGCTGGGCCGCACCGATATCCAGCTCGGGGTGCTGCCCCTGGGCACCTCGAACAACATCGCGCGCACCCTGGGGGTGTACGGCGATCCGCTGGAGGTCGCGCGGCGCTACCGCCACGTGCGGGTGCTGCCCTTCGACGCGGGCCGCGTGCGCGCCGCCTGGGGCGAGGACGTGTTCTTCGAGGCCTGCGGCTGCGGGGTCTTTGCCGAGCTGCTGCACGCCTACGACCCGCAGCAGGGCAAGAGCCCGCTGCGCGCCATGAAGGCCCTGCTGGACATCCTGCCGGGCTTCCAGGCGCAGACCCTGGAGGTCACGGTGGACGGCCAGCCCGCGCCCGGCCCGCCCCTGGCCCTGCTGGCGGTCATGAACACCCGCTCGACCGGCAACGGCCTGCATCTGGCCCCGGAGGCCAACCCCGGCGACGGCCACCTGAACCTGATCCGCGTGAACGGCGCCGAGCGCGACTCCCTGCTGGCCTACGGCGCGGCCCTGCTGCGCGGCGACTTCCACACCCTGTCCAGCGTGGACGCCCTGCCGGGGCGGCGGATCACCGTGAGCGACCAGGGGCAGGTCTTCCACGTGGATCACGAGACCCGCCAGAGCCCGCAGCCCGGCGGCGTGGTGGACATCAAGGTCTGGCCCGCCGCCCTGCGCGTGCTGACGCCGCTGGACGAGGGCTGA